CAATGCCGTGAAGTTCAATCATGCGTCTCTCCGTGCAAGGGGCGATGAGGGGGCCCTGATGGCCGTCTCGAATAAAACGACCGTGCTATTCTAACCGCACTTATTGAAATCGGAAGTCGGCGATGGGCTCACGGTTCGACTCGATTCGGACGATCGGCATCGACGAACACCCGAAACCACCGAATAAGGAGACATCCATGAGCGCTGAGCTACTCGCCTCCCGACCGCCCGAGAGCGAGTCGACCCTCGTCTTGACACTGTCGAATCCCGGCGCGCGCAACGCATTGCATCCCGACATGTACGCGGCCGGCATCCAGGCACTGGAGACTGCCGAACGCGATGCCTCCATCCGCGCCATTGTCCTCATAGGCGCCGACGACTTCTTCTGCGCGGGCGGCAATCTCAACCGGCTACTCGAGAACCGCACGAAAGATCCGTCCGTGCAGGCGGAAAGCATCGATCTGCTCGCGCAGTGGATTCTCGCATTACGCACGTCGCGCAAGATCGTCGTCGCAGCCGTCGCCGGCGCCGCCGCAGGTGCGGGATTCTCGCTCGCGCTCGCCTGCGATCTCATCATCGCGGCGGACGATGCCAAGTTCGTCATGTCGTATGCGCGCGTCGGCCTGACGCCCGACGGGGGCGGCTCGTGGTTTCTCGCGCAAGCCCTGCCGCGCGCGCTGGCCACGGAAATTCTGGTCGAAGCGAAGCCAGTGTCGGCCGAGCGGCTCCATGCGCTCGGCGTCGTCAATCGGCTCGTCAAGACGGCGCAACTGCGCGACGCCGCGATTGCCTGGGCCGACGAACTCGGGTGCGGTTCGCCGAACGCGCAGGCACGCATCAAGGCGCTCGTGGCGAGCGCCGGCGCCCGCGCGCTCCCTGATCATCTGACGCTCGAGCGCGACGACTTCGTCGCTTCGCTGCATCACCCGGACGCGCTCGAAGGCATGACAGCGTTCCTCGACAAGCGCCCCGCTCGCTATCGCTGAGGACATTCATGACCGAGTTCAAGATCCCCGCGCGCCGCCGCATCTTTCTGATGCGTCACGGCGACGTGACGTATTTCGATGAATCGGGCCGCGCCATCGATCCCGAAACGGTGCCGCTCAACGTGCATGGCCTCGCACAAGCAAGAGCCGCGGGCGAGGCGTTCGCGGCGGACGGCGTACGGTTCGACCGTGTCATCGTGAGCGGGCTGCCGCGCACGTTGCAAACCGCGCAGCAGGTGCTCGCGGCGACGGGGCAGCACAGCGAGATCGAAACCTGGCCCGAGTGGCAGGAGATCCGGGGCGGGCGGCTCGCCGATCTACCACCGGGCCAAATCGAGGCGGCGTTTCTCGGCGCATTCGACGGCGTGGTGCCGGAAACGACGCGCTTTCTCGGCGGCGAGACGATCGGCGAGTTGCTCGATCGCGTGCTGCCGCCGCTCGCGCGCCTGCGCACCGACGACGCATGGGACACGGCACTGCTCGTCTTGCACGGCGGCGTCAACCGCGCCCTGCTCTCGCACGCAATCACGGCCGGCGGCCGCGCGTTCTTCGGCCATCTCGCACAGGCAACGGGCTGCATCAACGCGCTCGACGTCGGCGCGAAGCCGGGGGACTGGGTCGTGCGCGCGCTCAACTACGCGCCGCCGATGCCGCTCTTTCGAGACGTCCGGCATACGACGATGGAGATGCTCTACGCGCAATATCTGCGCTACCGACGCGAGTAGCGCTTCTTTCGGCGTCTTTCGTCCTTGGCCTTGCGTCTTCGCCGCCACATCTTCGCGATCCGTCATCGAACCACACCGTAAGCGGGAGCCTTTACATGGCAACGAACATGGCACCGAACGAGTCGGCAGGAACACCGGGCGAGCAGCAGGATTACTCGGCGTTCGTTGGCACGCGCGCCGTATCGGAGCGGCAGCGCTTCGACAACGACGCGATCGCCGCATGGTTGCGCGAGCGCGTCGCCGGCTTCGAGGGCCCGTTGACCGTCGAGCAATTCGCGGGCGGCCAATCGAATCCGACGTTCAAGCTCGTTACGCCGTCGCGCAGCTACGTCATGCGCGCCAAGCCAGGGCCCGTCGCCAAACTGTTGCCATCGGCCCATGCGATCGAACGCGAGTTTCGCGTCATGGACGCGCTGTCGAGCACCGAGGTGCCCGTCGCGAAAATGCTCGCGCTGTGCGAAGACGAAACGGTGATCGGCCGCGCCTTTTACGTGATGGAGTATGTCGAGGGGCGTGTGCTGTGGGACCCATCGCTGCCCGGCATGACCCCCTTTGAGCGCGCCGCGATCTACGACGAGACGAATCGCGTCATCGCCGCGCTGCATTCGGTCGATCCGGCGAGCGTCGGCCTCGCCGGCTACGGCAGGCCCGGTAACTATCTCGCGCGGCAAATCGCCCGCTGGAGCAAGCAGTACGAGGCGTCGGAGACGGAACCGATCGAAGCGATGCGTCGTTTGATCGATTGGCTGCCCTCGCACGTGCAGAGCGCGACGTTGGACGCCGGCGAGCGCGTGGCGATCGTGCACGGCGACTATCGGTTGGACAACCTCATCTTTCATCCGAGCGAGCCGCGCATTCTCGCCGTGCTCGACTGGGAGCTGTCGACGCTGGGCGATCCGATCGTCGACTTCGCTTATCACTGCATGGCCTGGCACGTCGACCCGGTGCAGTTTCGCGGCATTGCTGGCTTGAGTTGGGCGACGCTAGGTATTCCCGACGAACGCGGCTACGTCGAGCGCTATCGCGAGCGCACGGGCTTTTCGATCCCTGGCGACTGGAACTTCTATCTCGCCTTCAACATGTTCCGCATCGCGGCGATCCTACAAGGCATCATGAAGCGAGTAACGACCGGCACGGCCGCGAGTGCCCAAGCACTCGACGCCGGCCGGCGCGCGCGGCCGATGGCCGAACTCGCTTGGTCATATGCGCAGAAGGTGCGGTAGCGGCAACGTTCATTCAACGGCAGACAAGTGCGCATCGAGCCGGATGCCGACGTCAATCGCGAGGAAACGATGAATTTCGACTACACCCCGAAGGTTCAAGCGCTGCGCGCGAAACTGCTCGATTTCTTCGACGCGCACATCTATCCGAACGAGCGCGCGTTCAACGAGGAAGTCGCGCGCAACCGGGCCGCAGGCAATGCGTGGCTACCGACCGAACTCGTCGAAACGTTGAAGACGCGTGCCCGGGAAGCCAGCCTCTGGAACTTGTTTCTGCCCGACTCGACGCGCGGCGCGGGGCTCACGAATCTCGAATATGCGCCGCTTGCCGAGATCATGGGGCGCGTGCCTTGGGCTCCGGAGGTCTTCAACTGCAACGCGCCCGACACGGGCAACATGGAAACGCTCGAGCGCTACGGTACCGACGAACAAAAGCACGCATGGCTCGAGCCGCTGCTCGAAGGCAAGATCCGCTCGGCGTTCTTGATGACCGAGCCCGACGTGGCGTCCTCCGATGCGACGAACATCGAAACGCGCATCGAGCGCGACGGCGATGCCTATGTCATCAACGGGCGCAAATGGTGGTCCTCGGGCGCGGGCGATCCGCGCTGCAAGGTCTACATCGTGATGGGTAAGACCGATCCCACTGCACCCAGGCATATCCAGCAGTCGATGATCCTCGTGCCGGCCGGCGCGCCGGGCGTGACCATCCATCGTCCGCTCACCGTGTTCGGTTATGACGATGCGCCGCACGGCCACATGGAGATCACGCTCGAGAACGTGCGCGTGCCGGCGTCCAACATGCTGCTCGGCGAGGGACGCGGCTTCGAAATCGCACAGGGCCGGCTGGGGCCGGGGCGTATTCATCACTGCATGCGCCTCGTCGGCCTCGCCGAACGCGCGCTCGAGTTCATGTGCAAGCGCACGTCGGCGCGCATCGCATTCGGCAAGCCGATCGCGGCGCAAACCGTCACGCAGGAGCGGATCGGGCAGGCGCGCTGCATGATCGAGCAGGCGCGTCTGCTGACGCTAAAGACGGCCTACATGATGGATACGGTCGGCAACAAGGCCGCACGCGGCGAGATCGCGATGATCAAGGTCATCGCCCCGAACATGGCCTGTGAGGTCATCGACTGGGCAATCCAGGCACACGGCGGCGGCGGCATGTGCGACGACTTCCCGCTCGCCTACGCTTACACGTGCGCACGCACGCTGCGCTTCGCCGACGGTCCCGACGAGGTGCATCGCAATGCGATTGCCAAGCTGGAACTCGCTCGTTACAGCACGGCATCGAGTTGAGTGTTGAATCGCTGCGGCTTCGCGTGGGATGCAGGGTCGCGCGGGTTGATCATCGCGCTGGAGTGAAGCCGGACCCGATGCCCTCACCCTCGACAGGGCCTTGACGGGCCGTCAGCGAGACAGATCGATCTATGCTAATTTCCGCGTGCATCGGCGCCGCTCGTCGCGACGTCGGCGAGAACGAGGAGCAGTCATGATCGATGTCTATAGCTGGGCTACGCCGAACGGACACAAGGTTCACATCATGCTCGAGGAAGCCGGCCTCGAGTACCGCATTCATCCGATCGACATCGGCGCGGGCGATCAATTCACGCCGGAATTTCTCGCCATCAGCCCGAACAACAAGATTCCGGCGATCGTCGACGCCGACGGCCCCGACGGCCGTCCGCTGTCGTTGTTCGAATCGGGGGCCATTCTGATCTATTTGGCCGAAAAGACGGGCAAACTGCTGCCGGCCCATCCTGCGGCCCGCTATGCGACGCTGCAGTGGGTGATGTTCCAGATGGGGGGACTCGGGCCGATGCTGGGCCAGACGCACCACTTTCGCATCTACGCCCCGCAGCAAATCGAATACGCGGTCAATCGCTACACGAACGAAGCGAAACGCCTCTACGGCGTCATGGACAAACAGCTCGGCAAATCGGCCCATCTGGCCGGCGACGACTACACGATCGCCGACATCGCAGCCTTCCCGTGGACGCGCTCTTGGAAGAACCAAGGCATCGACTTGGCCGACTACCCGAACGTCAAACGCTGGCATGAAGCGATCGCCGAGCGTCCGGCCGTGCAGCGCGGCGTCGAGGTGCTCGCGGCGGCACGCCGGCCGCTGATGGACGATAAAGCCAAGGAAGTGCTGTTCGGCGCGACGCAGTACAGTAAGCACTGAAACGGCCTGTGCCGCCGGTTGCTGAGTAGAAGCGGAACCGAACGCCGCCATTGCGTCGCGCGGCGATCGCAATAACGGCGATGCCGCTACGCGCCGCGCCCACGGAAACCAAGCTCGCTTCGTCGAGAGGCGTGTGTTGCGCCGTTCGTCTCGCTAAAAATAATGCAGCGTGACGAATTGAGCGACACAAGACGGTTTGGGCGCGCCGTCGGCTTCGACGGTGACATCCCACGTGACTTGCAACGCGCCGTCGGCCAACTCGTTCGTTTCGGCGACGGCGAAGCGCGCCCGCACGTGCGCGCCGACAGGGACGGGCGCCGGAAAGCGCACGCGGTTGAGCCCGTAATTCACGCCCATGCGATGCTTGATCTTCGCCACCTGTGTCAGGAGCGCCGGGATCAAAGACAGCGTGAGGAACCCATGCGCGATGGGTCCGCCGAACGGCGACTCGCGACGCGCCCGCTCAGGATCGACGTGAATCCATTGGTGGTCGCCCGTGGCCTCCGCGAATCGACCGACGCGCGCCTGATCGATTTCGATCCAATCGCTGACGAGCGGCTCGCCGCCAACCCGCGCGCGAAGCGCCGCGGCATCGGCAATCTCAACGGAGGCGGCGCGCTCGCGCTCGGGCATTGCGCCGGTTGTCAAGCTTGCGCTCCGGCGGGCGCCGGCGGGTGCCGCAGCCCGAACAACACGTTCGAGCGCACCGTGATGACGGTTTCGCCCGCTTGGTTGACGCCCTCCCACAGCGTCGTGACGATGCCGCGATCAGGGCGGCTACCCGACACGCGCTTGGCCAGCACGGAGTTGAACATGTGCAGGCGGTCACCGGGGCGCACGGGCCTGAGCCAGCGAATTTCCTCGACGCCGGGCGAACCCAGCGACGTCGACCCGTTCAGGACGTTGCGCACGAGCATCCCCATCATCACCGAGCACGTGTGCCAACCGCTCGCGATGAGGCCGCCGAACGGCGAAGCTTGCGCGGCCGCACCGTCGATATGGAACGGCTGCGGATCGAAGTGCCCAGCGAACTCGACGATTTCCTCGACGGTGAATGTGTGGGTGCCGACTTCGTTGCGCGAGCCGACCTCCCAATCTTCGTAACTCATCCCCATGCTGCGCTTTCCTCCTGTATCGGACCGGTGTGCCGACGCGCCCGGCATGCCTGCGATACGGCGAGCCGCCGTCCGTTATTGCAGCGACTCTTTCGGTACGCAAGCGCTGGGCAGCGCCATGACCTCGATGCCCTCATCGACCAGGGCACGCGCATCGTCCGGCGTCGTCACGCCGCGGATACTGCGCGCGGGTGCTTCGTTGTAGTGGATGCGGCGCGCTTCCTCGGCGAAACGATCGCCGACGTTCTCGGCCTTGTTCACGACTTCGCGCAGCATGCGCAGCGCCATCGCCTCGAACTCGCGCGCACGTTCCGACACGCCGGTGCCGCGCACCTCGGCACTGTACTCGGCCGGCCCGGCGCCTTGCGCGTCGCGCGGCTGCGCGCTGTCCTGCCGAGCCTTCGTCGCACCCGACAAATTCAGGCGCGGCGCAGACGGCATACGACTGACCTCGGTAGCCGCGCAGACCGGACATTCGATCAATTTGCGCGACAACTGAGATTCGAAATCATCGTTCGAGCCAAACCACCCTTCGAATCGATGACCATGCGGACACTGCAGATCGAGAACCTTCATGCTGAACGGAAGCGGATGTGCGCCCAAGTGTAGCGCAATTGGACTGAACGATCGTTCGCCCCAGCGCGCATTCTACGCCTTCGTTGCCTACGCCGCCGAACCCGGCAGGACGGGAAACGGCGGCTCCGTGCGATCGGGCCGCCACTCGCCCGACAGCACTTTTTCGAGCCAAAAGTGGCCGATGATCGTTTTCACGTCCGTGATCTCACCCGTGCGAATCCATTCGCCGACCTGCGCCGCATCGGCAACGAACGTTTCGAGGAACTCGCCGTCGTCGAGCTTACGCTCGCCTTCGGTCAAGCCGCGCGCGAGGAAGATGTCGATGAATTCGGTCGAATACGAAATGATCGGATGGATGCGCGTGAGAAACGCGTATTCGCGCGCGACGTATCCCGTCTCTTCGCGCAGCTCGCGCTCGGCACACGCAAGCGCGCCCTCGTTCGGATCGAGCTTGCCGGCCGGAAACTCGGTCATCACCTTGCCGATCGGGTAGCGATACTGCCGCTCGAGCAGCACGCGCCCATCGTCGAGCAGCGGAATGACCATGACGGCGCCGGGATGCACGACGTATTCTCGCGTCGTGGACTTGCCGTCCGGCAGACGAACCGTGTCGCGTTTGACTTTGAGAAACCCGCCGTCGTAGACGGATTCGCCGTGAAGGCGCGTCTCGGTGAGCGACGCGTGGTGATGCGGGTGCTTGGGATCGGACGGTTGGGCCATCTGCACTCTCCGAAGGAGGCGCCGCGACGGCCGACCGGCCGTCAGCGACGTTTGACGAGATATTGAAACGTAAAGGTCGGAAACGCGAACACGATGAACAGGCAGAACGTGATCGCGTAGAATTGCCAGCCTTGTTCGAACCGGTTGCCGGCGCGTGCCTCGAGGTAAAAGCCGATCATGCCGACCACGAAATACAACACGATCAACTCGGCAATCCGAATCCACACGCTCTTTTTCGCCATGGGCAACGGCACCACGGCGAACAACCGTTGGTTGAGAAACGGTACGTTGGCGCCGACGAGCGCCAACAGAACGATGAACCAACCTGCTGCGGACATTATTAAAGGACCACGGGCAGCGTGTGCGTGACGGCGTTCAAGCAGAGCGTCATCAGCGGACCCGGCACGATGCCGAGCGCGACCACCGCGACGCCGTTCAGCACGAGCAGCCAGCGGCTCGACGCATCGCTCACGATCGGCGAGGTATCCTGCGGCGCGTCGAAGTACATGAGCTTGACGATGCGCAGGTAGTAGAACGCGCCGAACAGCGACGTGATCACGGCCAGCACGGCGAGCCAGGTCAGGCCGGCGTTCACTGTCGCCTCGAGCACGGCAAGCTTCGCGTAGAAGCCGACCGTCGGCGGAATGCCGGCGAGCGAGAACATCATCGCCATCATCACGAACGCGAACACCGGGCTGCGCTTGTTCAAGCCCTTGAAATCGTCCAGCGTCTCGGCCTCGAAATCGCGACGCGCGAGCAGCATGATGATGCCGAACGAGCCGAGCGTCGTCAGCAGATAAATGATGCTGTAGAACATCGCCGAGCTATAGGCGCCGGCCATGCCTTCAGCCTTGCCGTCCACGACGCCCGAGAGCAATCCGAGCAGCACGAAGCCCATGTTCGAAATCGCCGAGTACGCGAGCATCCGCTTGACGTTGCGCTGCACGATACCGGTGATGTTGCCCACGATCAGCGACAGTGCCGCGAGGATCACCAGCATCTGCTGCCAATCGCCGGCGAGCGGCAGCACACCCATGACGAGCAGACGCAGCCCCCATGCGAACGCCGCGACCTTCGGGCCGCCGCCGACGAGCAACGTCATGGCCGTCGGTGCGCCGTGATAGACGTCGGGCACCCACATGTGGAACGGGACCGCCCCCATCTTGAACGCGATACCGGCCACGATGAAGATCACGCCGAACAGCAGCACCGCGTTGTTGATGTGGCCTGATGCGACCGCCTTCAGCACTTCGTTCAGATCGAGCGAGCCCGTCGCGCCGTAAAGCATCGACATACCGTAGAGCAGGAAGCCAGAGGCCAACGCGCCGAGGACGTAGTACTTCATCGCCGCTTCGTTCGACTGCGACGCGTCACGGCGCAGCGCGATCGCCGCGTAGAGCGACAACGACATCAGCTCGAGGCCCAGATACAGCGTGAGGAAGTTCGCGCCCGAGATCATGACGAGCTGGCCGAGCAGCGCGAACATGCCGAGCAGGAAGAAATCCCCGCGGAACAGATTGCGGTCTTCGAGGTACTTGCGCGAATAGATCATCGTCACCGCGTAGCCGATCGACACCACGGCTTTCATCGCACTCGCGAAGCCATCGACGACGTACATGTGCGAGAAGAAGTAATGCGGCTGCGGATCGAACACGAGCGCGACGAACCAGATGCCCGACACGAGCGACGCCAACACGGCGATCAAGTAGGTCACGCGCCGGCCGGAATCGCCGACGAACGTTTCGTTCAGCCACGCAAGCACGGTGGCTACCATCAGCAGCCCATCGGGCAGCAAGAGAGACATAGGGGCGTTTTGCATGATCTTTTCGTTCCTCCGCTCGGCGTTACTGTGACACCGGCAGCTTCGACTGCGCGACGTGGGAGAGGAGGTTTTCCACGGAGACGTGCATCACATCGGTGAAGGGCTTCGGATACAGCCCCATGAACAACGTCAGCGCGGCCAGCACGCCGAGAATCAGATATTCGCGGCAGTTGATGTCTTTCAGCGCCTTCACGTGATCGTTCGTCACCGCGCCGAAATACACCCGCTTGTACATCCACAGCGTGTAGGCAGCGCCGAGAATCAGCGTGAACGCCGCACCGAACGCGATCCAGAAATTGAACTGGACCGATGCGAGGATCACCATGAACTCGCCGACGAAACCCGAGGTACCGGGCAGGCCGCAGTTCGCCATCGAGAACAGCATCACGAGCGCCGCGAACTTCGGCATCACGTTGACGACGCCGCCGTAATCGGCGATCTGGCGCGAGTGCATCCGGTCGTAGAGCACCCCGATGCAAAGGAACATTGCGCCCGAGACGAAGCCATGCGAAATCATCTGCACGATCCCGCCTTCGACGCCGAGCTGATTGAAGATGAAGAAGCCGAGCGTGACGAAGCCCATGTGCGCGATCGACGAATACGCGACGAGCTTCTTCATGTCCGCCTGCACCATCGCCACCAAGCCGATGTAGATGACGGCGATCAGCGACAGCGTAATGACGACGGGTGCCAGTGCGTGGCTCGCGTCGGGCGCGATCGGCAGCGAGAAGCGCAGGAAACCGTACGCACCGAGCTTCAGCATGATCGCGGCCAGCACGACCGAGCCGCCCGTCGGCGCTTCCACGTGAGCGTCAGGCAACCACGTGTGCACCGGCCACATCGGCACCTTCACCGCGAAGGCGAGGAAGAACGCGATGAACAGCAGTATCTGCGGCGTCATCGCGATCTGGGCGTTCTGCCAGGTCGCCAGATCGAACGTGCCGGTCTGGACGTACAGGTAGATCAACGCGACCAGCATCAGCAGCGAACCGGCCAGCGTATAGAGGAAAAACTTGAACGCGGCGTAGATCCGGTTCGGGCCACCCCACACGCCGATGATCAGATACATCGGGATCAGCGTCGCTTCGAAGAACACGTAGAACAGCAGGCCGTCCGCGGCGGAAAACACGCCGATCATGATCCCCGAGAGGATCAGGAACGAGGCCATGTATTGCGACACGTGCTCGGTGATGACTTCCCAGCCGGCGATCACGACGATCACGGTGATAAGGGCAGTCAGCACGACGAACCACATCGAGATCCCGTCGACCCCGAGGTGATACGTGATGTGGAAGCGTTCGATCCAGTTCGCCTGCTCGACGAACTGCAGCGCGCCGCTCGTCGAGTCGAAGCCGCTGATGAGCGGCAGCGTGACGAGCAAGCCGAGAATCGAGCCGATCAGCGCCAGCCAGCGCGCGGGAGCGGGGTTCTTGTCGGAACCGATGGCGAGAACGGCGAGACCGAAAACGATCGGCAGCCAAATCGCGGTACTAAGAATCGGAAAAGAGTGCATTAAGTGTCCCCCGCCTTATTTGCCGCCGAGCGTTACAAACAGGGTAAGGAGCCCCAGCATGCCGATGATCATGGCGAACGCGTAGTGGTAGATGTAACCGGATTGCAGGAAGCGGATCACGCTCGCGAACCAGCCGATGAAGCGTGCGCTGCCGTTGACGACACCGTCGATGACCACGACGTCGCCTTCCTTCCAGAGGCCGCGGCCGATGGCCACCGCACCGCGGGCGAAGACGACTTCGTTGATCTTGTCCATGTAGTACTTGTTGTCGAGCAGCGTGTAGATCGGGCCGAACGCGCGACGAATCACCGGCGGCAGATCGGGCCGCTTCAAGTACAGGAACCACGCCGTCACGAAGCCGGCCAGCGCGAGCCACAGCGGCAGCGACGACACCGAGTGCAGCGCCATCGGCAGCCAGCCGTGGAATTCCTTGCTCATCTCTTCGAGCGCCGTGTGGTTCTCGCCGATGAAGATGACCTTGCTGAACGCCACGCCGTGCGTGAAGAAATCGCCGTAGATCATCGGGCCGATCGCGATCGCACCGATGATGACCGACGGAATCGCCAGCAGAACCAGCGGCACCCACACGACCCAAGGCGTTTCGTGCGGCTCGTGCGCATGGGCGTGATCGTCGTGACCGTGCCCATGATCGTCGCCGTGGCTGCCATGCGCCGCCGATTCGGCGCCGTGACCGTTACCGTAATCCTTCGGATGGCGGAAGCGCTCTTCGCCGTGGAACACCATGAAGTACATACGGAACGAATACAGCGCGGTCACGAATACGCTCGCCACGACCGAGAAGTATGCGAAGCCCGAGCCCGGCAGATGCGAGAGGCCCACGGCGTCGATGATCGAATCCTTAGAGTAGAAACCCGCGAAGAACGGCGTGCCGCACAGCGCGAGCGTACCCATCAGGGACGTGAACCAGGTGATCGGCATGTACTTGGCCAAACCGCCCATGTTGCGCATGTCCTGATCGTGATGCATGCCGATGATGACCGAACCGGCGCCGAGGAACAACAGCGCCTTGAAGAACGCATGCGTCATCAGGTGGAACACCGACACCGAGTAGGCCGAGGCACCCAGTGCGACCGTCATATAGCCGAGCTGCGACAGCGTCGAGTAGGCGACGACGCGCTTGATGTCGTTTTGGACGATCCCGAGCAAGCCCATGAACAACGTCGTGATCGCGCCGATCACCATGATGAACGAGAGCGCCGCATCGGACAGTTCGAACAGCGGCGACATCCGCGTCACCATGAAGATGCCGGCCGTCACCATCGTCGCCGCATGGATCAGCGCCGAGATCGGCGTCGGGCCTTCCATCGAGTCGGGCAGCCACACGTGCAGCGGAAACTGCGCCGACTTACCCATCGCGCCGATGAACAAGCAGATGCAAGCGACGGTCAGGAGGCCCCAATGCGTGCCCGGGAGCGTCAGCGCAACGAGCGCTTCACGCTTGGCGAACACTTCGCCGTAGTTCATCGAGCCTGCGTACGCGAGGATGAGGCCGATGCCGAGCAGGAAGCCGAAGTCGCCGACGCGATTCACGAGGAACGCCTTCATGTTCGCGTAGATGGCGCTCTCACGCGTGAAGTAGAACCCGATCAGCAGGTACGACACGAGGCCCACCGCTTCCCAGCCGAAGAAGAGCTGCAAGAAGTTGTTGCTCATGACGAGCATCAGCATCGAGAACGTGAACAGCGAGATGTACGAGAAGAAGCGCTCGTAGCCGTCGTCCTCCGCCATGTAGCCGATCGTGTAGATGTGCACCATCAGCGATACGAAGGTGACGACGCACATCATCATCGCCGTGAGCGAATCGACGAGGAAGCCGACTTCGAGCTTCAGCGAGCCCACCTGCATCCAGTCGTAGACCGTCGCGTTGTAGCTCGCGCCGTTCATGACGTCGACGAACAC
The sequence above is a segment of the Trinickia acidisoli genome. Coding sequences within it:
- a CDS encoding NUDIX domain-containing protein, yielding MAQPSDPKHPHHHASLTETRLHGESVYDGGFLKVKRDTVRLPDGKSTTREYVVHPGAVMVIPLLDDGRVLLERQYRYPIGKVMTEFPAGKLDPNEGALACAERELREETGYVAREYAFLTRIHPIISYSTEFIDIFLARGLTEGERKLDDGEFLETFVADAAQVGEWIRTGEITDVKTIIGHFWLEKVLSGEWRPDRTEPPFPVLPGSAA
- a CDS encoding MaoC family dehydratase; its protein translation is MPERERAASVEIADAAALRARVGGEPLVSDWIEIDQARVGRFAEATGDHQWIHVDPERARRESPFGGPIAHGFLTLSLIPALLTQVAKIKHRMGVNYGLNRVRFPAPVPVGAHVRARFAVAETNELADGALQVTWDVTVEADGAPKPSCVAQFVTLHYF
- a CDS encoding histidine phosphatase family protein, producing MTEFKIPARRRIFLMRHGDVTYFDESGRAIDPETVPLNVHGLAQARAAGEAFAADGVRFDRVIVSGLPRTLQTAQQVLAATGQHSEIETWPEWQEIRGGRLADLPPGQIEAAFLGAFDGVVPETTRFLGGETIGELLDRVLPPLARLRTDDAWDTALLVLHGGVNRALLSHAITAGGRAFFGHLAQATGCINALDVGAKPGDWVVRALNYAPPMPLFRDVRHTTMEMLYAQYLRYRRE
- a CDS encoding DUF2818 family protein, producing the protein MSAAGWFIVLLALVGANVPFLNQRLFAVVPLPMAKKSVWIRIAELIVLYFVVGMIGFYLEARAGNRFEQGWQFYAITFCLFIVFAFPTFTFQYLVKRR
- a CDS encoding glutathione binding-like protein, with the translated sequence MIDVYSWATPNGHKVHIMLEEAGLEYRIHPIDIGAGDQFTPEFLAISPNNKIPAIVDADGPDGRPLSLFESGAILIYLAEKTGKLLPAHPAARYATLQWVMFQMGGLGPMLGQTHHFRIYAPQQIEYAVNRYTNEAKRLYGVMDKQLGKSAHLAGDDYTIADIAAFPWTRSWKNQGIDLADYPNVKRWHEAIAERPAVQRGVEVLAAARRPLMDDKAKEVLFGATQYSKH
- a CDS encoding MaoC family dehydratase — its product is MGMSYEDWEVGSRNEVGTHTFTVEEIVEFAGHFDPQPFHIDGAAAQASPFGGLIASGWHTCSVMMGMLVRNVLNGSTSLGSPGVEEIRWLRPVRPGDRLHMFNSVLAKRVSGSRPDRGIVTTLWEGVNQAGETVITVRSNVLFGLRHPPAPAGAQA
- a CDS encoding oxepin-CoA hydrolase, alternative type; the encoded protein is MSAELLASRPPESESTLVLTLSNPGARNALHPDMYAAGIQALETAERDASIRAIVLIGADDFFCAGGNLNRLLENRTKDPSVQAESIDLLAQWILALRTSRKIVVAAVAGAAAGAGFSLALACDLIIAADDAKFVMSYARVGLTPDGGGSWFLAQALPRALATEILVEAKPVSAERLHALGVVNRLVKTAQLRDAAIAWADELGCGSPNAQARIKALVASAGARALPDHLTLERDDFVASLHHPDALEGMTAFLDKRPARYR
- a CDS encoding phosphotransferase — translated: MATNMAPNESAGTPGEQQDYSAFVGTRAVSERQRFDNDAIAAWLRERVAGFEGPLTVEQFAGGQSNPTFKLVTPSRSYVMRAKPGPVAKLLPSAHAIEREFRVMDALSSTEVPVAKMLALCEDETVIGRAFYVMEYVEGRVLWDPSLPGMTPFERAAIYDETNRVIAALHSVDPASVGLAGYGRPGNYLARQIARWSKQYEASETEPIEAMRRLIDWLPSHVQSATLDAGERVAIVHGDYRLDNLIFHPSEPRILAVLDWELSTLGDPIVDFAYHCMAWHVDPVQFRGIAGLSWATLGIPDERGYVERYRERTGFSIPGDWNFYLAFNMFRIAAILQGIMKRVTTGTAASAQALDAGRRARPMAELAWSYAQKVR
- a CDS encoding acyl-CoA dehydrogenase family protein, translating into MNFDYTPKVQALRAKLLDFFDAHIYPNERAFNEEVARNRAAGNAWLPTELVETLKTRAREASLWNLFLPDSTRGAGLTNLEYAPLAEIMGRVPWAPEVFNCNAPDTGNMETLERYGTDEQKHAWLEPLLEGKIRSAFLMTEPDVASSDATNIETRIERDGDAYVINGRKWWSSGAGDPRCKVYIVMGKTDPTAPRHIQQSMILVPAGAPGVTIHRPLTVFGYDDAPHGHMEITLENVRVPASNMLLGEGRGFEIAQGRLGPGRIHHCMRLVGLAERALEFMCKRTSARIAFGKPIAAQTVTQERIGQARCMIEQARLLTLKTAYMMDTVGNKAARGEIAMIKVIAPNMACEVIDWAIQAHGGGGMCDDFPLAYAYTCARTLRFADGPDEVHRNAIAKLELARYSTASS
- a CDS encoding DUF1178 family protein, with the translated sequence MKVLDLQCPHGHRFEGWFGSNDDFESQLSRKLIECPVCAATEVSRMPSAPRLNLSGATKARQDSAQPRDAQGAGPAEYSAEVRGTGVSERAREFEAMALRMLREVVNKAENVGDRFAEEARRIHYNEAPARSIRGVTTPDDARALVDEGIEVMALPSACVPKESLQ